The following are encoded together in the Salmonella enterica subsp. enterica serovar Choleraesuis genome:
- the engB gene encoding putative GTP-binding protein EngB yields the protein MTTWNYQLTHFVTSAPDIRHLPADTGIEVAFAGRSNAGKSSALNTLTNQKSLARTSKTPGRTQLINLFQVAEGKRLVDLPGYGYAQVPEEMKLKWQRALGEYLQKRECLKGLVVLMDIRHPLKDLDQQMIAWAVDSGIPVMVLLTKADKLASGARKAQLNMVREAALAFNGDVQVEAFSSLKKMGVDKLRAKLDNWYNTLDEQVELEEE from the coding sequence TTGACCACCTGGAATTATCAACTGACGCATTTTGTCACCAGCGCGCCAGATATTCGTCACCTTCCCGCAGATACCGGGATCGAAGTGGCTTTCGCCGGGCGTTCGAACGCCGGAAAGTCCAGCGCCTTAAACACACTGACCAATCAAAAAAGCCTGGCACGTACCAGTAAAACCCCGGGCCGTACTCAGCTGATTAACCTGTTTCAGGTTGCTGAGGGCAAGCGGCTGGTCGACCTGCCGGGATATGGCTATGCCCAGGTTCCTGAAGAGATGAAGCTCAAATGGCAGCGTGCGCTGGGTGAATACCTGCAAAAGCGTGAATGCCTGAAGGGATTGGTCGTACTGATGGATATCCGTCATCCGCTTAAAGATCTCGACCAGCAGATGATTGCCTGGGCCGTTGATAGCGGAATTCCTGTAATGGTATTGCTGACTAAGGCCGACAAACTTGCCTCAGGTGCCCGTAAAGCTCAGCTGAATATGGTACGTGAAGCGGCTCTCGCCTTTAACGGCGATGTTCAGGTTGAAGCATTCTCTTCACTGAAAAAAATGGGTGTGGATAAACTGCGCGCTAAGCTGGACAACTGGTACAACACGCTCGATGAGCAGGTAGAACTGGAAGAAGAGTAA
- a CDS encoding DNA polymerase I has translation MYGVLNMLRSMMMQYNPTHVAVVFDAKGKTFRDELFEDYKSHRPPMPDDLRAQIEPLHTMVKAMGLPLLAVSGVEADDVIGTLAMEAERAGRPVLISTGDKDMAQLVTPGITLINTMTNTILGPEEVEEKYGVPPSLIIDYLALMGDSSDNIPGVPGVGAKTAQALLQGLGGLDALYGEPEKIAGLSFRGSKTMAAKLEDNKELAYLSYKLATIKTDVELELTCDELSVQAPDADALLALFNQYEFKRWIADIQSGSWLQSKGSTARKAAVATTAAPAAEQAAPVASLSAEGYETVLDETTLQAWIEKLKQAPLFAFDTETDSLDNHNANLVGLSFAIEPGLAAYVPVAHDYLDAPAQISRERVLELLKPLLEDEKLLKVGQNLKYDRGILDNYGITLRGIAFDTMLESYILDSVAGRHDMDSLAQRWLNHKTITFEEIAGKGKKQLTFNQIALEEAGRYAAEDADVTLQLHLKMWPELEQQAGPRNIFENIEMPLVPVLSRVERNGVMIDPAVLHAHSQELATRLAELEQKAHELAGEAFNLSSPKQLQTILFEKQGIKPLKKTPGGAPSTSEEVLEELALDYPLPKVILEHRGLAKLKSTYTDKLPLMINPKTGRVHTSYHQAVTATGRLSSTDPNLQNIPVRNDEGRRIRQAFIAPKDYEIVSADYSQIELRIMAHLSRDKGLLSAFAEGKDIHRATASEVFGIPLEQVTSEQRRSAKAINFGLIYGMSAFGLARQLNIPRKEAQKYMDLYFERYPGVLEYMERTRQQAKEQGYVETLEGRRLYLPDIKSSNGARRAGAERAAINAPMQGTAADIIKRAMIDVDNWLQSEKPRVRMIMQVHDELVFEVHQDDVEAVTAKVHQLMENSLKLDVPLLVEVGHGANWDVAH, from the coding sequence ATGTATGGCGTGTTGAATATGCTGCGCAGCATGATGATGCAGTACAACCCGACGCATGTTGCCGTGGTGTTTGATGCTAAAGGTAAAACCTTCCGGGACGAGCTGTTTGAGGACTATAAATCACATCGTCCGCCAATGCCGGACGACTTACGCGCCCAGATAGAGCCATTGCACACTATGGTGAAAGCGATGGGGCTGCCGCTGCTGGCCGTTTCCGGCGTAGAAGCCGATGATGTTATCGGCACCCTGGCAATGGAGGCTGAACGGGCCGGACGCCCGGTACTTATCAGTACTGGCGATAAAGATATGGCTCAGCTGGTGACGCCTGGGATTACCCTTATCAATACCATGACCAATACCATTCTGGGGCCAGAAGAGGTTGAGGAAAAATATGGCGTGCCGCCGTCGCTAATTATCGATTACCTGGCGCTGATGGGCGATTCCTCCGATAACATTCCCGGCGTGCCGGGCGTGGGGGCAAAAACGGCCCAGGCGCTGCTGCAAGGGCTAGGGGGCCTGGATGCGCTGTATGGAGAGCCGGAAAAAATTGCCGGTCTGTCATTCCGCGGCTCCAAAACGATGGCCGCTAAGCTTGAAGATAATAAAGAGCTGGCCTACCTGTCATATAAACTGGCGACTATCAAAACCGATGTTGAGCTGGAGCTGACCTGCGACGAGTTAAGCGTGCAGGCGCCGGATGCCGATGCTCTGCTGGCCCTGTTTAACCAATACGAATTTAAACGCTGGATTGCTGATATACAGTCTGGCAGCTGGCTGCAGAGTAAAGGCTCTACCGCCCGCAAAGCCGCTGTTGCCACGACAGCGGCTCCGGCCGCAGAGCAAGCCGCACCGGTAGCTTCTTTGTCGGCTGAAGGTTATGAAACGGTTCTGGATGAAACTACCCTGCAAGCCTGGATCGAAAAGCTAAAACAGGCCCCTCTGTTTGCCTTTGATACCGAAACCGACAGCCTGGACAACCACAATGCCAATCTGGTTGGTCTGTCGTTTGCCATCGAGCCGGGCCTTGCCGCCTATGTGCCGGTTGCTCATGATTATCTGGATGCCCCCGCCCAGATTTCCCGCGAGCGGGTGCTTGAGCTGCTTAAGCCTCTGCTGGAAGATGAGAAGCTGCTTAAGGTGGGCCAGAACCTGAAATACGATCGCGGTATTCTGGACAACTATGGAATCACGCTGCGCGGCATCGCCTTTGATACCATGCTGGAATCCTACATTCTGGATAGCGTGGCAGGCCGCCACGATATGGATAGCCTCGCTCAGCGCTGGCTAAACCATAAAACTATCACTTTTGAAGAGATTGCCGGTAAAGGTAAAAAACAGCTTACCTTCAACCAGATTGCGCTTGAGGAAGCTGGCCGCTACGCGGCAGAAGACGCTGACGTCACCCTGCAGCTGCATCTTAAAATGTGGCCAGAGCTTGAGCAGCAGGCCGGGCCGCGCAATATCTTTGAAAATATAGAGATGCCGCTGGTTCCGGTATTATCTCGGGTTGAGCGTAACGGGGTAATGATCGACCCGGCGGTGTTGCATGCGCATTCGCAGGAGCTGGCAACGCGCCTGGCGGAGCTGGAACAGAAGGCCCATGAGCTGGCAGGGGAGGCTTTCAATCTATCGTCGCCTAAACAGCTGCAAACAATCCTGTTTGAAAAGCAGGGCATCAAGCCGCTGAAGAAAACGCCTGGTGGCGCACCGTCCACTTCGGAAGAGGTGCTGGAAGAGCTGGCTCTCGACTACCCGCTGCCGAAAGTTATTCTTGAGCACCGCGGGCTGGCGAAGCTTAAGTCGACCTATACCGATAAACTACCGCTGATGATTAACCCGAAAACCGGGCGGGTCCATACCTCCTATCATCAGGCCGTTACGGCGACAGGCCGCCTGTCATCAACCGATCCTAACCTGCAAAACATCCCGGTTCGCAATGATGAAGGGCGTCGTATCCGCCAGGCGTTTATCGCGCCGAAAGACTATGAAATCGTCTCTGCGGACTACTCGCAGATTGAGCTGCGGATTATGGCGCATCTGTCGCGCGATAAAGGGTTGCTATCGGCCTTTGCCGAAGGGAAAGATATCCACCGCGCCACGGCATCGGAAGTGTTTGGTATCCCGCTGGAGCAGGTAACCAGCGAACAGCGTCGCAGCGCCAAAGCTATCAACTTCGGGCTGATTTACGGTATGAGCGCTTTCGGTCTGGCGCGTCAGCTGAATATTCCGCGCAAAGAGGCCCAAAAATATATGGATCTCTACTTCGAGCGCTACCCTGGCGTCCTGGAATATATGGAAAGAACCCGTCAGCAGGCCAAAGAGCAGGGTTATGTAGAAACTCTCGAAGGGCGTCGCCTTTATCTGCCGGACATAAAATCGAGCAACGGAGCGCGCCGCGCCGGGGCCGAGCGTGCGGCTATCAACGCGCCGATGCAGGGCACCGCTGCGGATATCATTAAGCGAGCCATGATTGATGTCGATAACTGGCTGCAGAGCGAAAAGCCGCGGGTGCGCATGATAATGCAGGTACACGATGAACTGGTCTTTGAAGTGCATCAGGACGACGTAGAAGCCGTCACCGCGAAGGTGCATCAGCTGATGGAAAACAGCCTGAAACTTGATGTTCCGTTGCTGGTGGAAGTGGGCCATGGCGCTAACTGGGATGTGGCGCATTAA
- a CDS encoding acyltransferase, translating to MPRYLAPFVLLISVTLTIALTVLCSIPIILAGLIKLIVPIPAVWRGVLVFCNFIMYLWTVGLAALLRLNVHLKWDVEGLEGLSRKNWYLLICNHRSWADIVVLCVLFRRHIPMNKYFLKQQLAWVPFLGVACWALDMPFMKRYSRSYLIRHPEKRGRDVETTRRSCKKFLLSPTTIVNFVEGSRFTSEKHRQTRSPFTWLLAPKAAGIAMALNVLGSQFDKLLNVTLCYPENTASPFLDMLSGRLTKIVVRISLVPVTEELRGDYVNDKPFKRRFHHWLNGLWADKDALISDIHRQYKKAGQ from the coding sequence ATGCCGAGATACCTCGCCCCCTTTGTTTTGCTTATCAGCGTGACGCTCACCATCGCGCTGACTGTTTTATGCTCGATTCCTATTATTCTGGCCGGGCTGATTAAACTTATTGTTCCCATTCCTGCCGTATGGCGCGGTGTTTTGGTGTTCTGTAATTTCATTATGTATCTGTGGACTGTAGGTCTGGCTGCATTGCTGCGCCTGAATGTTCATCTGAAATGGGATGTGGAAGGCCTGGAAGGGCTGAGCCGGAAAAACTGGTATCTGCTTATCTGCAACCACCGCAGCTGGGCCGATATTGTGGTGCTGTGTGTGCTGTTCCGGCGGCATATTCCTATGAATAAATACTTCCTTAAGCAACAACTCGCCTGGGTACCGTTTCTGGGGGTGGCCTGCTGGGCGCTGGATATGCCGTTTATGAAACGTTATTCGCGCTCTTATCTAATTCGCCACCCGGAAAAGCGCGGCCGTGATGTGGAAACTACCCGGCGGTCTTGTAAGAAGTTCCTGTTGTCTCCAACAACTATTGTGAACTTTGTTGAAGGCTCGCGCTTTACATCCGAGAAGCATCGTCAAACCCGCTCTCCTTTTACCTGGCTCCTGGCGCCAAAAGCGGCCGGTATCGCTATGGCGCTCAATGTGCTGGGTAGCCAGTTTGATAAATTACTCAATGTGACTCTGTGTTATCCCGAGAATACCGCATCACCCTTTCTGGATATGCTGAGCGGGCGTTTGACCAAAATTGTGGTGCGTATTTCTCTGGTACCAGTTACTGAGGAGCTGCGGGGTGATTATGTGAATGATAAGCCGTTTAAGCGCCGCTTCCATCACTGGCTTAACGGCCTGTGGGCCGATAAAGATGCTCTTATTAGCGACATCCATCGCCAATATAAAAAAGCCGGTCAATGA
- the dsbA gene encoding thiol:disulfide interchange protein DsbA — protein MKKVWLALAGMVLAFSASAAQISDGKQYTTLDKPVAGAPQVLEFFSFYCPHCYQFENVLHVSDNVKKKLPEGTKMVKYHVEFLGPLGKELTQAWAVAMALGVEDKVEGPIFSAIQKTMTIQNVDDIRTVFISNSGIKPEEYDAAWNSFAVKALVAQQQKAAADLQVQGVPAMYVNGKYMLNPQGMDSSSMDMFVQEYANTVKALVAKQ, from the coding sequence ATGAAAAAGGTTTGGTTGGCACTTGCAGGTATGGTTCTGGCTTTCAGCGCGTCTGCGGCCCAGATTTCGGATGGTAAGCAGTATACAACGCTGGATAAACCGGTTGCCGGTGCGCCACAGGTACTGGAGTTCTTCTCTTTTTACTGCCCGCACTGCTATCAGTTTGAAAACGTTCTGCACGTTTCCGACAACGTGAAGAAAAAGCTGCCTGAAGGCACCAAAATGGTTAAGTATCACGTGGAGTTCCTGGGGCCGTTGGGTAAAGAACTGACTCAGGCCTGGGCCGTAGCAATGGCCCTGGGTGTGGAAGATAAAGTTGAGGGGCCAATCTTCTCAGCAATTCAGAAAACCATGACTATCCAGAACGTCGATGATATCCGCACGGTCTTTATCAGCAACTCCGGTATTAAACCAGAAGAGTATGATGCAGCGTGGAACAGCTTTGCGGTTAAAGCTCTGGTAGCCCAGCAGCAGAAAGCTGCGGCTGATCTCCAGGTTCAGGGCGTTCCGGCTATGTACGTTAACGGCAAATACATGCTGAATCCGCAGGGTATGGATTCTAGCAGCATGGATATGTTCGTTCAGGAATACGCTAATACGGTAAAAGCGCTGGTAGCTAAGCAGTAA
- the yihE gene encoding stress response kinase A, translating to MTENAFNFQTLTPDTIVDALLAKGIRIDSGLTPLNSYENRVYQFMDEDRARYVVKFYRPQRWSRAQIQEEHDFARELVEDEVPLAAPIAYDGQTVLEHNGFMFAVFPSLGGRQYEADNLDQMEWVGRYLGRIHQAGRRKLFHHRPSINLNDYLIEPRAEFERSPLIPNKLKTDFLAATDGLIAAVSALWPLHLKTLRLHGDCHPGNILWRDGPLFVDLDDARNGPAVQDLWMLLSGDRSEQRMQLETIVEAYEEFSSFDAGELALIEPLRAMRLVYYQAWLLRRWEDPAFPRSFPWIAEEDFWRRQTATFREQIRALQAPPLQLTPMY from the coding sequence ATGACTGAAAACGCTTTTAATTTTCAAACCTTAACACCCGACACCATAGTTGATGCGTTACTCGCAAAGGGTATTCGTATTGATTCGGGTTTAACGCCGCTGAATAGCTATGAAAACCGCGTTTATCAGTTTATGGATGAGGATCGCGCGCGGTATGTCGTCAAGTTCTACCGTCCGCAGCGCTGGTCGCGCGCACAAATCCAGGAAGAGCATGATTTTGCCCGCGAGTTGGTAGAGGATGAAGTCCCTCTTGCTGCACCTATCGCCTATGATGGACAGACAGTGCTGGAACATAACGGCTTTATGTTTGCCGTATTTCCGAGCCTTGGTGGTCGCCAGTATGAGGCAGATAATCTGGACCAAATGGAGTGGGTTGGCCGTTATCTTGGTCGTATTCACCAGGCTGGTCGTCGCAAGCTTTTCCATCACCGCCCATCGATTAATCTGAACGATTATCTGATAGAGCCTCGCGCTGAGTTTGAGCGTAGTCCGCTCATTCCTAATAAACTAAAAACCGATTTTCTGGCGGCAACCGATGGTCTAATCGCTGCTGTTAGCGCACTGTGGCCACTGCATCTGAAAACGCTACGGCTGCATGGTGACTGCCATCCGGGTAATATTCTGTGGCGCGATGGTCCGCTATTTGTCGATCTCGATGATGCCCGCAATGGCCCGGCAGTGCAGGATTTGTGGATGCTGCTTAGCGGCGACCGCAGCGAACAGCGCATGCAGTTAGAAACTATCGTCGAAGCTTATGAAGAGTTCAGCTCGTTTGATGCCGGTGAGCTTGCTTTGATAGAGCCTTTACGCGCTATGCGTCTGGTCTATTATCAGGCATGGCTGCTACGGCGCTGGGAAGACCCCGCTTTCCCAAGAAGTTTTCCATGGATTGCGGAAGAGGATTTTTGGAGAAGACAAACTGCCACCTTTAGGGAGCAGATTCGGGCGCTTCAGGCGCCACCATTACAATTAACGCCAATGTATTAA
- the yihD gene encoding protein YihD, which produces MKCKRLNEVIELLHPAWEKEPDLNLMQFLQKLAAESGFTGELADLTDDILIYQLKMRDSEKDAVIPGIKKDYEEDFKTALLKARGVIKE; this is translated from the coding sequence ATGAAATGCAAACGTCTGAATGAAGTTATTGAACTGCTTCATCCTGCCTGGGAAAAAGAACCAGATCTTAATCTGATGCAATTTTTACAGAAACTAGCCGCGGAGTCAGGTTTTACCGGTGAGCTTGCCGATCTTACTGACGATATTCTGATCTATCAGTTGAAGATGCGCGATAGCGAAAAAGATGCCGTAATCCCTGGAATTAAAAAGGATTATGAAGAGGATTTCAAAACGGCATTACTTAAAGCGCGCGGCGTAATTAAAGAGTAA
- the mobA gene encoding molybdenum cofactor guanylyltransferase, producing MSGQDKGLLELNGQPLWQHLNQQLAPQTGEVVISANRHLEQYRQSGLQVIPDSIPDYPGPLAGMLAVMEACSGEWFLFCACDSPKLPEGLAARLWRHHLEAPVLWVNDGQRDHPTLALVNRTLAPALRDYLQHGERRVMWFFRQCGGKAIMVDTPVINLNTPDDLACWQKKD from the coding sequence ATGTCCGGGCAAGATAAAGGCCTGCTTGAGCTTAACGGGCAACCGCTGTGGCAACACCTAAACCAGCAGCTGGCGCCGCAAACAGGTGAAGTAGTGATTAGCGCTAATCGCCATCTGGAGCAATATCGTCAGTCCGGATTACAGGTTATTCCGGATTCTATTCCTGATTATCCGGGGCCACTGGCCGGAATGCTGGCCGTAATGGAAGCGTGTTCTGGTGAGTGGTTTCTGTTTTGCGCTTGCGATAGCCCCAAACTCCCCGAAGGACTGGCCGCCCGCCTGTGGCGACACCATTTAGAGGCTCCGGTACTATGGGTGAACGACGGTCAGCGCGATCATCCCACTCTGGCATTAGTTAACCGCACATTAGCGCCAGCGCTCAGAGACTATCTACAGCACGGAGAACGTCGCGTGATGTGGTTCTTCAGGCAGTGTGGGGGGAAAGCTATCATGGTCGATACGCCTGTCATCAATCTGAATACCCCAGACGATCTCGCCTGCTGGCAGAAAAAGGATTAA
- a CDS encoding molybdopterin-guanine dinucleotide biosynthesis protein B, whose protein sequence is MVPLLAFSAWSGTGKTSLLLQLIPLLNDAGIRPGLIKHTHHDMDVDTPGKDSYRLRKAGAAQTLVASQQRWALMTETPEQQELDLYYLASRMDASSLDIILVEGFKHEAVPKVLLYRAAAGHPLSDLTLDEHTVAVISDTPINNSSVPVIGFNDLDAIVAFIGGWLEKRKI, encoded by the coding sequence ATGGTTCCTTTATTGGCATTTTCCGCCTGGAGTGGTACCGGGAAAACTTCTCTACTGCTACAGCTCATTCCTCTATTAAATGATGCGGGTATCCGGCCGGGCCTGATTAAGCACACTCATCACGATATGGATGTGGATACACCGGGAAAAGATAGTTACCGACTGCGTAAAGCCGGGGCTGCTCAGACGCTTGTTGCCAGCCAACAGCGGTGGGCGTTAATGACGGAAACCCCAGAACAGCAAGAGCTGGACCTCTACTATCTGGCCAGCAGAATGGATGCAAGTTCTCTCGATATCATCCTGGTTGAAGGCTTTAAGCATGAGGCGGTACCCAAGGTATTGCTTTACCGCGCTGCGGCTGGCCATCCATTGTCAGATCTGACGCTGGATGAACATACGGTGGCAGTAATTAGCGATACGCCGATTAACAATAGCTCGGTGCCGGTGATAGGGTTCAACGATCTGGACGCTATCGTGGCATTTATTGGCGGGTGGTTAGAGAAGAGAAAAATATAA
- a CDS encoding GntR family transcriptional regulator — MSLSEQQLASQKNLSWILAGKLAQRIFRGEYQPGSILPGEIELGELFGVSRTAIREAVKTLAAKGMVLPRPRIGTRVLPRSHWNFLDTGMLSWWMTDNNSFEVIDHFLVMRSALEPEACALAAIHGSGEDKARLGTLMNEMYELQKDFDRERWVEVDMDYHELIYAMSNNPFISSFANLFRPVYLRYFSSVTYDEVVKLSHHREVVDAIIEGDGPAARAACLDLLNAPVPHPTSNDK, encoded by the coding sequence ATGTCTCTAAGCGAACAACAATTAGCGTCCCAAAAAAACCTTTCATGGATACTTGCCGGGAAACTGGCACAGCGTATTTTTCGGGGAGAATATCAGCCGGGTAGCATTCTGCCGGGTGAAATAGAGCTGGGAGAGCTTTTTGGTGTCAGCCGTACGGCAATAAGAGAAGCGGTCAAAACGCTGGCCGCGAAAGGGATGGTATTACCACGCCCACGAATTGGTACCCGTGTACTGCCACGTAGCCACTGGAACTTCCTTGATACCGGAATGCTTTCCTGGTGGATGACCGATAACAATTCGTTTGAGGTTATCGATCATTTCCTGGTGATGCGCTCGGCGCTCGAACCAGAAGCCTGCGCCCTGGCCGCTATACACGGTAGCGGTGAGGATAAAGCGCGGCTCGGCACTTTAATGAATGAAATGTATGAACTGCAGAAGGATTTCGATCGCGAGCGGTGGGTGGAAGTTGATATGGATTACCATGAGCTTATATATGCTATGAGCAACAATCCATTTATCTCTTCATTTGCTAACCTGTTTCGCCCAGTCTATCTGCGCTACTTTTCATCCGTTACTTACGACGAGGTGGTAAAGCTCTCGCATCACCGGGAAGTAGTAGATGCCATTATCGAAGGTGATGGGCCTGCCGCCCGCGCTGCCTGCCTGGATCTGCTGAATGCACCCGTTCCTCACCCAACCAGCAATGATAAGTAA
- a CDS encoding MFS transporter — MAFFMQALDATILNTALPAIAHSLNRSPLAMQSTIISYTLTVAMLIPVSGWLADRYGTRRVFITAVSLFTLGSLACALSSTLSELVLFRVIQGIGGAMMMPVARLALLRAYPRSELLPVLNFVTMPGLVGPILGPMLGGVLVTWASWHWIFLINIPIGILGILYARRYMPNFTTPRRKFDLTGFLLFGLGLVFFTSGMELAGERLVPGLVAPGVISSGVLLLALYIFHARRHATPLISLSLFKTRTFSIGIAGNLASRLGTGAVPFLMPLMLQVGFGYSALIAGCMMAPTAIGSIIAKSMVTRILHRLGYRRTLVGITLLVGLMIAQFALQSPGMSLAILLVPLFVLGLFMSTQFTAMNTITLGDLTDDNASSGNSLLAVTQQLSITLGVAVGAAVLRYFQNEPGSTTVEQFHQTFITMGVITLFSALVFAMLRPKDGRNLIKSRNKD, encoded by the coding sequence ATGGCTTTTTTTATGCAGGCACTGGATGCCACCATACTAAATACCGCGCTCCCCGCGATTGCTCATAGTCTTAACCGTTCACCGCTGGCGATGCAGTCCACTATTATTAGCTACACCCTGACTGTGGCGATGTTGATTCCGGTCAGCGGTTGGCTGGCGGACAGATACGGTACGCGTCGCGTCTTTATAACCGCAGTTTCTCTATTTACCCTTGGCTCTCTGGCTTGCGCCTTATCCAGTACTCTGAGCGAGTTAGTATTATTTCGGGTCATTCAGGGGATTGGGGGAGCGATGATGATGCCGGTTGCCCGACTGGCATTATTACGCGCCTATCCGCGTAGCGAATTACTGCCGGTACTAAATTTTGTCACGATGCCGGGGCTGGTTGGCCCTATCCTTGGCCCGATGCTCGGCGGAGTGTTAGTCACCTGGGCTAGTTGGCATTGGATATTCCTCATTAATATTCCCATTGGGATTTTGGGAATACTCTACGCCCGCCGCTATATGCCAAATTTCACCACCCCACGTCGAAAATTCGATCTGACCGGGTTTCTGCTATTCGGACTGGGACTGGTGTTTTTCACCAGTGGGATGGAGCTGGCAGGGGAGCGGCTGGTTCCGGGCCTGGTCGCGCCCGGCGTTATTTCCAGCGGCGTGCTATTGCTGGCACTGTATATCTTCCATGCCCGCCGCCACGCAACGCCGCTGATTTCGCTATCACTCTTTAAAACCAGGACATTTTCAATTGGCATCGCCGGAAATCTGGCCTCAAGGCTGGGAACCGGAGCAGTTCCTTTTCTGATGCCGCTTATGCTCCAGGTTGGATTCGGTTATTCAGCACTGATAGCAGGATGCATGATGGCACCAACCGCCATTGGTTCTATTATCGCCAAGTCGATGGTGACCAGGATACTGCATCGCCTGGGTTATCGCCGCACTCTGGTAGGGATCACACTGCTGGTCGGTCTGATGATAGCCCAGTTCGCGCTGCAATCGCCGGGAATGAGCCTTGCAATACTACTGGTACCGCTATTCGTCCTGGGGTTGTTTATGTCTACCCAGTTTACGGCGATGAATACTATTACTTTGGGTGATTTAACCGATGATAATGCCAGTAGTGGTAACAGCCTGCTGGCCGTTACTCAGCAACTCTCGATTACTCTTGGCGTCGCTGTAGGTGCCGCCGTTCTGCGCTATTTCCAGAACGAGCCAGGCTCCACTACCGTTGAGCAGTTTCACCAGACCTTTATTACCATGGGTGTGATTACGCTTTTCTCAGCGTTGGTATTCGCAATGTTACGCCCTAAGGATGGACGCAATTTGATAAAGAGCCGTAATAAGGATTAA
- a CDS encoding ribose operon repressor, whose protein sequence is MATMKDVARLAGVSTSTVSHVINNDRFVSDAIRSKVEQAVESLNYAPSALARSLKVSQTKTIGMLISASSNPFYSELVRGVERSCFERGYSLVLCHTDGDEQRMNRNLETLLQKRVDGLLLLCTETHQPSADIIRRYPSIPIVMMDWAPYDGLSDLIQDNSLLGGELATRYLIDKGYTRIACIAGPQDKTPSRQRLEGFRNAMRDCGLDVPSGYEIIGDFEFSGGFDAMSQLMALENPPQAVFTGNDAMAVGAYQALHQAGLKIPQDVALVGYDDIELARYMTPPLTTVHQPKDELGELAVDVLIHRMAQPGLQQQRLQLTPELVIRGSA, encoded by the coding sequence GTGGCGACGATGAAAGATGTCGCCCGTCTGGCGGGCGTTTCAACCTCTACGGTATCGCACGTCATCAACAACGACAGGTTTGTCAGCGATGCCATCCGCAGCAAAGTTGAACAGGCCGTCGAATCTCTTAACTACGCGCCATCGGCTTTGGCTCGTAGTCTTAAGGTCAGTCAGACCAAGACTATAGGAATGTTGATTTCGGCTAGCAGTAATCCGTTCTATTCCGAGCTGGTGCGGGGCGTGGAGCGCAGCTGTTTTGAGCGTGGTTACAGCCTGGTGCTGTGCCATACCGATGGCGATGAGCAGCGCATGAACCGCAATCTGGAAACCTTGCTGCAAAAACGGGTCGATGGGCTGCTGCTGCTGTGCACCGAAACTCATCAGCCTTCAGCTGATATTATCCGCCGCTACCCTTCAATCCCTATCGTGATGATGGACTGGGCGCCCTACGATGGGTTGAGCGATCTTATTCAGGACAATTCTCTGCTGGGTGGCGAGCTGGCTACCCGCTATCTCATTGATAAAGGCTACACCCGGATTGCCTGTATTGCCGGGCCACAGGATAAAACCCCCTCGCGTCAGCGGTTAGAAGGTTTTCGCAATGCGATGCGTGATTGCGGTCTGGATGTGCCGTCGGGGTATGAAATTATTGGCGACTTTGAGTTTTCCGGCGGCTTTGATGCCATGAGCCAGCTTATGGCGCTGGAAAATCCGCCTCAGGCGGTATTTACCGGCAACGATGCAATGGCGGTGGGTGCCTATCAGGCATTACACCAGGCCGGCCTGAAGATCCCGCAAGACGTGGCGCTGGTGGGTTATGACGATATAGAACTGGCGCGCTATATGACGCCGCCTCTAACTACGGTGCATCAGCCTAAAGATGAGCTGGGCGAACTGGCGGTAGACGTTTTGATTCACCGTATGGCCCAGCCGGGCCTGCAACAGCAGCGGCTACAGCTTACGCCAGAGCTGGTAATACGCGGTTCTGCTTAA